The genomic window ATCGAACAGCTGATGATTCCTACGGGGAGCCGTGTCGGTGTAGTCGGCGAGAACGGTTCAGGAAAGACAACCCTGTTTTCTTTAATCAAAGGAACAGTGGAACCCAATGAAGGACAGATTCTCTGCGGTGATCAGGTAGCGGCGATCGACCAGCTAATTGATGCGGAAACGACAGATAGCGGTGGCGAGCAGACGAAAAAGAGGATTCAAGAAGCATTGAAGGGGGCATCAGGGATTTTATTAGCTGATGAGCCAACCAATCATTTGGATAAAAAAGGAATCGATTTTTTAGAGAAAAAACTAAAACGTTATCCGGGCACATTGCTGATTATTTCTCATAACCGAGCTTTTTTAAATAAAGTAGTCAACAAAATATTGGCTGTAGAAAACGGGACATTGAAGCTCTACGAAGGCAACTATGATGCGTATCTGGAGCAGAAAAACATTGAGGAGACGGAACATCAGCGAGCTTACGAGAAGTATCAACAGGAAAAACAACGGTTGATTCATGCGACAGGTGTTGTCAAAGAAAAGAGCCGGCAAACCAGAAAGGCGCCGAAGCGTATGGGGAATTCAGAAGCTCGCCTACATAAAATGGGGGACCAACGAGCAAAGAAAAACTTGGATGATCGAGCGAAAATCATGGAAACTCGACTGGAAAAGTTGGAAAAGGTCGAGAAACCTAGAGAGAAAAAAACGTTGATCATTCCATTTACCACTACACAACGCCTTCATACAGTCTATCTTCTGACAGCCGATAATTACTCCTTGAAAGCTGGAACGAAAGAGCTATTGCAAGGCGCAACATTCCGTTTGTTAACAGGATCAAAAACGGCTTTGCTGGGAGCCAACGGAACAGGGAAAACAACCTTACTGAAGGAAATTCTTAAGAGGAAACCAGGTCTTTCATTTGCTAAAGGAGTAAAAATCGGTTACTTCAGTCAAAGCTTTGAAACCTTGGATGAAGAGAAAACCATTGTTGAATCAGTAAGAGAAAGCTCTCTGCATGACGATCAGGCTGTCAGAGATTTGCTTGCACATATGCAATTTCGCGGTGAAAC from Enterococcus sp. 9E7_DIV0242 includes these protein-coding regions:
- the abc-f gene encoding ribosomal protection-like ABC-F family protein; amino-acid sequence: MSIEFKNINMYFGDKELFAIEQLMIPTGSRVGVVGENGSGKTTLFSLIKGTVEPNEGQILCGDQVAAIDQLIDAETTDSGGEQTKKRIQEALKGASGILLADEPTNHLDKKGIDFLEKKLKRYPGTLLIISHNRAFLNKVVNKILAVENGTLKLYEGNYDAYLEQKNIEETEHQRAYEKYQQEKQRLIHATGVVKEKSRQTRKAPKRMGNSEARLHKMGDQRAKKNLDDRAKIMETRLEKLEKVEKPREKKTLIIPFTTTQRLHTVYLLTADNYSLKAGTKELLQGATFRLLTGSKTALLGANGTGKTTLLKEILKRKPGLSFAKGVKIGYFSQSFETLDEEKTIVESVRESSLHDDQAVRDLLAHMQFRGETIFKKIGVLSGGERSKVAISKLLLSDNNVLLLDEPTNHLDIPSIQVLEEALNAYQGTILFVSHDETFINNTATDQWLIAEKKIQTEQDKNRLDDQEEQKKQQQMLLENRKTTLLSRLISAGGDEKLALEKEFQEVVQTLKEINETCV